GGGCAAGGCTACCTACATCAACCCTTCCCCCATACCCCGCAATGGCAGTAGCCTCGTGCACTGGGTTTTGCCCTTTTTAGATGGTTGGTGAAGTAGCTACTATTGTTGGAGTGTGGACAAGAAAGGTGGCTGgctaaatgaaaaaatatgtaTTGTTCCTTGGTGATGTAGGTAGTTGTGAGAAATGGATTACCATTATGTGTACAAAGATGTGGAAGGAGCGTCGACGCAGTGGGATGACATCCAGAGAAAACTGGGAAACCTCCCTCCCAAACCTCCTCCGTTCAAGCCTCCTCCTTTTACCCCATCCGAAGGCCAAGACTCCAAACCCAAAGACAAATCGTGGATCGATGACAAGACCGAGGATCAGCTCGAAGATCTCGAAGACGACACCAATCTCGACGATGATCGCTTCCTCGAAGAGTACCGGTAATGTTAGCTCAATTAATCAAGtttcctttttttctgtttgttttgttCGACAAGAAAGTTTCTTGGTGACTTATTTCCAGGTAATAGGTAAATTAGTTGAAAAGAATCCGTGTTTAGGTATTTTTAGATAGACACCCAGGTAacttatttttgtgttgttttgtaaATTGCATGGTAATTATTCCAGGAAAGAGGTAAAATCTGGTTGTTAGATATTTTATCTCGAATAAGTGAAAACCCATGAAGAAATATGAACACTTGTGAGAATCCGTAGTGAAGCTACGAGATGTTCCACTCTACATGATTTGGAGCCCtaattcttttgaaatttgattGGTTTAGGAAGAAGAGGTTGGCAGAGATGAGAGAAGTAGCTAAGGTTCGGAGGTATGGATCAGTGATTCCCATTTCTGGATCCGATTTTGTACGCGAGGTTTCTCAAGCTCCAGAAGATGTTTGGGTCGTGGTGATTTTGTACAAAGATGGGTAATAActgatttttgaaaatctgaTACTTCAACTGTTTTACTACTTATTGTGCTACTTCTTGTTAAGATGATGTCTACCGACTGCAGTCCTAACtatgtttcaaaatttgatacTTCCTGTTGATCTGCTACTTATGGAAGTGATTGTTGTGCACTTGTGCTACTTCTGGAACTTATTGTCATTATTTGTTAGGTTCTTAGCAGCATTCCGTCCGCTATAGATGTCTTTGGATGTGTATGCATTTCTATATGATCATGCATGTGTGTCTTAATCTCTTTCGTTAGCTTTCATGGGTACCCCTATGTGATTATTCTTGTGTGTTTTGATCCCTGTTTTGATTTTCTATAGATACCCAGAATGTGGGCTTCTTCTGCAATGTTTGGAAGACCTGGCAACAAAATATCCAGGAACAAAATTTGTGAAGATCATATCTACTGACTGCATACCTAACTATCCCGATCGAAATCTTCCCACTCTTTTGGTCTACAATAATGGTGCTGTCAAGGGGAATTATGCAGGATTGCATAGTTTTGGTCGCAGGTGTACTCCAGAAGGTATATCTCAAATATgctttatcattttattttatttttttaaacttttggcCCCTTGAAATGTGGCATTGAGTTGTTGCTTCTCCTAGAACTAGAGGTTATGCACCAATGATGTGCGTACATATCAGCTTTCTGATATGTTTTCTTGTCGATGGTTCCTGTGAGAAGGGGTGTGAATAATAGTTAGCCATCACAGTTGCACTGTTTCTGTCCTCTATGATGGAACATGGGATTAGGAATTTTACTATTGATTTTTGCATCTTCTTTGAGGATGGAAGTTAAACCTGGAAATGTAAGGTTCTTGCATGCACATAATGGCACCAGTTGTTTTCTTTGGGTATTTATGTGTTATGTCCACATGCAATGCTTCTGTGATATATCAGCCGTGAACGTCTTTAACCGTTTCTCACTTGGTCTAAAACGAACCGTAAGGATAAACCAAACTTCTAATTTGCAGCATGATTTATATTTCCAGTCTCTATCTTGTTACTCTTTTTGGAACTACAGTCACATGAACCGACGTTTTTGTGCTTTGACTAATTCCTCAATGAATACCACCGTTATTTTGATGAGTCCGATAAGGTCTTCGTTGGTTTTCCCAGTGGATTCTATAAGATCATACTATTACTGGTGAGTATGAAAAATGATAACAAGTAAGATATATATGAATCAAATATTCTGCTCTACTTCCTTCTTTAACTCTCTGATTTCCCCTCCAAACGTAAATTGGTCTTGGACCTATTTTAACAATCGATACTCCCAGTATTCCTTTGTGTGCATTCTGATTTAAATTGGTCGTTACTTTTTCCCTCATACATTTCCATATTGGTAGGTGTTGCCTTGGTTCTCTGCCAATCCAATCCTGTTCTCGTCGAGAGGCAAAGTGGAGGCGAGCAATCAAGAAAAGCAGTCCTTGATGGCGTTCGGCAGAGGCTTATAGAGAAAGTTGTTAGAGACCATGAAGATGATGATGCTGGATCTTCAAGTGATTAGGGTCTGCAAGGTA
The sequence above is drawn from the Rhododendron vialii isolate Sample 1 chromosome 6a, ASM3025357v1 genome and encodes:
- the LOC131330076 gene encoding uncharacterized protein LOC131330076 isoform X2; translated protein: MDYHYVYKDVEGASTQWDDIQRKLGNLPPKPPPFKPPPFTPSEGQDSKPKDKSWIDDKTEDQLEDLEDDTNLDDDRFLEEYRYPECGLLLQCLEDLATKYPGTKFVKIISTDCIPNYPDRNLPTLLVYNNGAVKGNYAGLHSFGRRCTPEGVALVLCQSNPVLVERQSGGEQSRKAVLDGVRQRLIEKVVRDHEDDDAGSSSD
- the LOC131330076 gene encoding uncharacterized protein LOC131330076 isoform X1; translation: MDYHYVYKDVEGASTQWDDIQRKLGNLPPKPPPFKPPPFTPSEGQDSKPKDKSWIDDKTEDQLEDLEDDTNLDDDRFLEEYRKKRLAEMREVAKVRRYGSVIPISGSDFVREVSQAPEDVWVVVILYKDGYPECGLLLQCLEDLATKYPGTKFVKIISTDCIPNYPDRNLPTLLVYNNGAVKGNYAGLHSFGRRCTPEGVALVLCQSNPVLVERQSGGEQSRKAVLDGVRQRLIEKVVRDHEDDDAGSSSD